In Streptococcus parasuis, the following proteins share a genomic window:
- a CDS encoding transporter substrate-binding domain-containing protein codes for MTKKKWAITGGVAIAVIAATIIGRQLTGKSESASNTTASSTSNEVITLKVAHTQSYAPYDFINEKGESDGFEVAVLKAIDEKLDAYQFEYVGTSDENLLIGLESGKYDIGTKGAWYTAERAEKFIIPENAIGASIIGFTIRKEDSSKYTDIDSFAAAGGKLVPISPQNAQYNVIQEYNKDSSTPIELEESESFTVADAYAWVLEGRYDAFFDIKLSFEKAVTNEDGAYHQYADKLTWFPYKGIETYPLIHKSSANEEFAKAYDEAIQELKEDGTISKLSTEYFGEDVFSYVTK; via the coding sequence ATGACAAAGAAAAAATGGGCAATTACAGGTGGTGTGGCTATTGCAGTAATTGCAGCAACAATCATAGGTAGACAATTAACAGGTAAGTCCGAAAGTGCATCGAATACAACAGCTAGTAGCACAAGTAATGAAGTCATTACATTAAAAGTAGCACATACACAGAGTTATGCTCCATATGATTTTATTAATGAAAAAGGTGAAAGTGATGGATTTGAAGTTGCAGTACTAAAAGCAATAGATGAGAAACTGGATGCCTATCAATTTGAGTACGTTGGAACGAGTGATGAAAATCTGTTAATTGGTCTTGAATCAGGTAAGTATGATATTGGTACAAAGGGGGCGTGGTATACTGCTGAACGTGCTGAAAAATTCATCATTCCTGAAAATGCTATTGGAGCAAGTATTATTGGATTCACAATTCGTAAAGAAGATAGTTCTAAGTACACAGATATTGACTCTTTTGCAGCAGCAGGTGGAAAATTAGTGCCAATTTCACCGCAGAATGCTCAATACAATGTTATTCAAGAATATAATAAGGATTCATCAACTCCAATCGAGTTGGAAGAATCTGAAAGTTTCACAGTTGCGGATGCATATGCCTGGGTATTGGAAGGACGCTATGATGCATTTTTTGATATCAAACTTTCGTTTGAAAAGGCAGTGACAAATGAAGATGGGGCTTACCATCAATATGCAGACAAGCTTACATGGTTCCCGTATAAGGGAATTGAAACCTACCCACTCATTCACAAGTCGTCTGCAAACGAGGAATTCGCTAAAGCGTATGATGAGGCAATTCAAGAATTGAAAGAAGATGGAACAATTTCGAAATTGTCAACTGAGTATTTTGGAGAGGATGTCTTCTCATACGTAACGAAATAA
- a CDS encoding uroporphyrinogen decarboxylase family protein, whose amino-acid sequence MTNKRELVLKAFKGEEVDRVPVGFWYHFASENEFFKGFNQPEIFSKNVAGHKKFVEEVNPDFVKIMSDGFFSYPNPLIKEGISSIKELAKIESIGENHPWFDQQVELVKQVRSNFTEDIVAVYNIFAPLTHLKWQVSNKIAGGDEQVASFLKEDPETLREVLKVIAHDIATLAKKVITEAGADGIYYSAQNIQSETIESQDYISYISESDLIVLEAADSVGGNNILHICGYEGARNDVTVFTDYPVQVVNWAVKPEGISLKDGQRLFSGKTVLGGFENTKNSLLYTGSKEEIQAEAKRLIAENGKQGIIIGADCTIPSDISSERIEWVREAVAQA is encoded by the coding sequence ATGACAAATAAGCGAGAATTAGTTTTAAAAGCTTTTAAAGGTGAAGAGGTTGACCGTGTACCTGTTGGATTTTGGTACCACTTTGCCAGTGAAAATGAATTTTTTAAAGGTTTTAATCAACCAGAAATTTTTTCAAAAAATGTTGCTGGTCATAAAAAATTTGTGGAGGAAGTTAATCCTGATTTTGTAAAAATTATGAGTGATGGTTTCTTTTCTTATCCAAATCCATTAATAAAAGAAGGAATTTCTTCCATCAAAGAATTAGCGAAGATTGAATCGATTGGAGAGAATCATCCGTGGTTCGATCAGCAAGTGGAATTGGTGAAACAGGTACGTTCAAATTTTACTGAGGATATTGTTGCTGTTTATAATATTTTTGCACCATTGACCCATTTGAAGTGGCAAGTTTCTAACAAGATTGCTGGGGGAGACGAGCAGGTCGCAAGTTTCTTGAAAGAGGATCCTGAGACATTACGAGAAGTATTGAAAGTGATTGCACATGACATTGCAACTCTGGCGAAAAAAGTTATTACGGAAGCGGGTGCAGATGGTATTTACTATAGTGCACAAAATATTCAATCAGAGACTATTGAAAGTCAAGATTACATCAGCTATATTTCTGAAAGTGACTTAATTGTACTTGAGGCGGCAGATAGTGTAGGTGGAAATAATATTCTTCATATTTGTGGGTATGAGGGGGCAAGAAATGATGTGACGGTCTTTACTGATTATCCAGTACAGGTGGTGAACTGGGCGGTAAAACCAGAAGGAATTTCACTGAAAGATGGGCAACGATTATTCAGTGGAAAAACCGTTTTAGGTGGATTTGAAAATACCAAAAATAGCTTACTCTATACAGGAAGTAAAGAGGAAATTCAGGCAGAAGCCAAGCGATTAATAGCGGAGAATGGGAAACAGGGTATCATAATTGGAGCAGATTGTACTATCCCAAGTGATATTAGTTCAGAGAGAATTGAATGGGTGCGTGAAGCGGTAGCTCAAGCATAA
- a CDS encoding LysR family transcriptional regulator produces the protein MNLQQCRYVEAVARAGSFSQAAKELFVTQPNLSSSIKDLENQLGVKLFLRSNKGVRLTEEGHDFLKYAKRILGELNLLEHRYSSTFKKSFTVASHHYDFLSIPLARMAELYKEEYQDFQLIETTTKRILESVANFESDVGIIYLNHDNKDILERSLHNQDLEFTSLGDFPTRVFLGKQHPLAHLSEISEADLVGYHQVRFRQDKSGIIFDEDLLEIQQSQNIIYSNDRGTVMNLLCASNAYASGLGIVNSFIKEQIVLIPLKDSPTHTLGYVTNKKKNITDITSSFINEIKLSLTPHTTA, from the coding sequence ATGAATTTACAACAATGTCGGTATGTTGAAGCTGTTGCACGAGCAGGTTCTTTTAGCCAAGCAGCAAAAGAACTGTTTGTGACTCAACCAAATCTGTCAAGCTCTATCAAAGATTTGGAGAATCAACTTGGCGTTAAATTATTTTTGAGATCCAATAAAGGCGTCCGTCTCACTGAAGAGGGACACGATTTTCTTAAGTATGCCAAACGAATCCTGGGCGAGCTCAACCTACTTGAACATCGCTATAGCAGCACCTTCAAGAAAAGTTTTACAGTTGCCTCCCACCATTATGATTTTTTATCCATCCCTCTCGCCAGAATGGCAGAGCTGTATAAAGAGGAATACCAAGATTTTCAATTAATAGAAACTACAACGAAACGGATTCTTGAAAGTGTCGCAAATTTTGAGTCTGATGTTGGTATTATCTATCTAAATCATGACAACAAAGACATACTTGAGCGCTCCTTACACAATCAAGATTTAGAATTTACGTCATTAGGAGATTTTCCAACTCGAGTCTTTTTAGGGAAGCAGCATCCACTTGCTCATTTATCAGAAATATCCGAGGCAGACTTAGTCGGTTACCATCAAGTTCGTTTTCGACAAGATAAATCTGGTATTATTTTTGATGAAGACCTACTTGAAATCCAACAAAGTCAAAATATTATCTATAGCAATGATAGAGGTACTGTGATGAATCTGCTGTGTGCAAGTAATGCTTATGCTTCAGGACTTGGTATCGTGAATAGTTTTATCAAGGAACAAATTGTCCTCATTCCTTTAAAGGATAGTCCAACACATACATTGGGATACGTGACAAATAAAAAAAAGAATATCACAGATATTACTTCCTCTTTTATCAATGAAATTAAGCTGAGTTTGACACCACATACAACTGCATAA
- the rsmI gene encoding 16S rRNA (cytidine(1402)-2'-O)-methyltransferase, translating into MKLQKSFKGQSPFGSLYLVPTPIGNLQDMTFRAIQTLKEVDVIASEDTRNTGLLLKHFEIDTKQTSFHEHNAHDKIPVLLDWLKSGQSIAQVSDAGLPSISDPGHDLVRAAIEENIPVIALPGASAGITALIASGLAPQPHIFYGFLPRKAGQQKEFFQEKRAYPETQIFYESPYRVADTLENMLSVYGDRQATIVRELTKLFEEYQRGSISELLAYLEENPLKGECLIIVAGAGEEDRPSAEEVDLKAEVEKEIAGGRKPNQAIKEIAKRYQLKKQEVYDIYHGLG; encoded by the coding sequence ATGAAACTACAAAAATCATTTAAGGGTCAGTCGCCCTTCGGGAGCCTCTATCTGGTCCCCACCCCGATTGGAAACTTGCAGGATATGACCTTTAGAGCCATTCAGACCTTAAAAGAAGTTGATGTCATTGCGTCGGAAGATACCAGGAACACAGGTTTGCTTCTCAAACATTTTGAGATTGATACCAAGCAGACTTCCTTTCATGAACACAATGCTCACGATAAAATTCCTGTCTTGCTCGATTGGCTCAAATCTGGTCAATCAATTGCTCAAGTATCTGACGCTGGTTTGCCTTCCATATCAGATCCTGGTCACGATTTAGTGCGTGCAGCAATTGAAGAAAATATTCCTGTAATTGCCCTACCTGGTGCTTCAGCAGGGATTACAGCTCTCATCGCATCCGGATTAGCCCCACAACCGCATATTTTCTATGGTTTTTTACCGAGGAAAGCAGGACAACAAAAGGAATTTTTTCAAGAAAAAAGAGCCTATCCGGAAACTCAGATTTTTTATGAATCGCCTTACCGTGTGGCTGATACCTTGGAAAATATGTTATCGGTTTATGGTGATCGCCAGGCTACGATTGTTCGGGAGTTAACCAAGCTGTTTGAAGAATACCAAAGAGGTTCAATCTCAGAACTCCTCGCCTATCTTGAAGAAAACCCGCTTAAGGGAGAATGCCTGATAATTGTTGCAGGAGCTGGTGAAGAAGACCGCCCATCAGCTGAAGAAGTGGATCTAAAAGCTGAGGTAGAAAAGGAAATTGCAGGTGGTCGGAAACCCAATCAGGCCATCAAAGAAATAGCCAAACGTTACCAACTAAAAAAACAAGAAGTATACGATATCTATCATGGACTAGGCTGA
- the yabA gene encoding DNA replication initiation control protein YabA, which produces MDKKELFDALDDFSQNLLTTLADVDAIKKHLQSVIDENTRLRLENSKLRERLEKEDKIGHKPSNFGKENLENIYEDGFHICTYEYGKRRDNDEPCMFCIELLNRD; this is translated from the coding sequence ATGGATAAAAAAGAACTATTTGATGCACTTGATGATTTTTCACAAAATTTATTGACAACCTTGGCTGATGTGGACGCCATTAAAAAACATCTTCAAAGTGTTATTGATGAAAATACACGATTACGCTTGGAAAATTCTAAGTTGCGTGAGCGTTTGGAGAAAGAAGATAAGATAGGACACAAGCCTTCAAACTTTGGTAAGGAGAATTTGGAGAATATCTATGAGGATGGTTTCCATATCTGTACCTATGAATACGGCAAACGTAGAGATAATGATGAACCGTGTATGTTCTGTATTGAATTATTGAATCGAGATTAG
- a CDS encoding DNA polymerase III subunit delta', with the protein MNIQELKDLQPLVYQQFVTILEQGRLAHAYLFSGDFASFEMALFLSQALFCQEKVGVLPCGKCRSCRLIESNDFSDVTIVAPQGNFIKTDTIRELVKNFSQSGFESSQQVFIIRDAEKMHVNAANSLLKVIEEPQSTIHIFLLTNQEEAVLPTIKSRTQIISFPQNLPYLERILEEEGLLKTQASLIARLVSSQEEAKRLATNKSFIDLLGQAKKFTELLLTDSNRAYLQVGMLVSLAVEKAEQGRLFDVLSLLLAERLTEMIAREKMDAVLKAKKMWQANVSLQNCLEYLTM; encoded by the coding sequence ATGAATATTCAGGAACTAAAAGATCTTCAACCACTGGTCTATCAGCAATTTGTCACGATTCTAGAACAAGGTCGTTTGGCACATGCTTATTTATTTTCAGGTGATTTTGCGAGCTTTGAAATGGCCCTTTTTCTAAGTCAAGCTTTGTTTTGCCAAGAAAAAGTTGGTGTCCTTCCATGTGGAAAGTGTCGCTCTTGCCGGTTGATTGAATCAAATGACTTTTCGGATGTGACCATTGTGGCGCCTCAAGGTAATTTCATTAAAACAGATACGATACGGGAGTTGGTCAAGAACTTCTCACAGTCTGGTTTTGAATCTAGCCAGCAAGTATTTATCATACGTGATGCTGAGAAAATGCATGTGAATGCCGCAAATTCTTTGCTCAAAGTTATTGAAGAGCCTCAGTCGACGATCCATATTTTTCTTTTGACCAATCAAGAAGAAGCTGTTTTACCAACCATAAAGAGTCGTACCCAAATTATCTCATTTCCCCAAAATCTTCCATATTTAGAGAGAATTCTAGAGGAAGAAGGCTTATTGAAAACTCAAGCAAGTCTTATCGCACGACTAGTTTCTAGTCAAGAGGAAGCGAAAAGGCTGGCTACAAACAAATCGTTTATTGACTTGCTGGGTCAGGCGAAAAAGTTTACAGAATTGCTTTTAACTGATTCTAACCGCGCTTATTTACAAGTAGGGATGCTGGTTTCTTTAGCGGTGGAAAAAGCAGAGCAGGGGCGCTTGTTTGATGTGTTGAGCTTGTTACTTGCAGAAAGATTAACAGAGATGATAGCTCGTGAAAAAATGGACGCAGTCCTGAAAGCCAAGAAAATGTGGCAGGCAAATGTCAGTCTGCAAAATTGTTTAGAATACCTTACCATGTAA
- the tmk gene encoding dTMP kinase gives MKQGMFITFEGPDGAGKTTVLRELLPALQELGPEVVTTREPGGVAIAEEIRNIILNPANTEMDDKTELLLFIAARRQHLKEKILPPLAQGKLLLIDRFIDSSIAYQGFGRGLNVADINWLNQFATDGLKPDLTLYFDIDTEEGLARIARNADRDVDRLDMEKADMHRRVRQGYLSLLEQEPERFVKIDASQPLESVVADALAVIKKRFSERV, from the coding sequence GTGAAACAAGGAATGTTTATTACATTTGAAGGTCCGGATGGAGCTGGTAAGACTACAGTATTACGGGAATTATTACCAGCTTTACAAGAGTTGGGACCTGAAGTGGTGACAACGAGAGAGCCAGGTGGTGTAGCCATTGCAGAAGAGATTCGTAATATAATTCTCAATCCTGCAAATACCGAAATGGATGACAAAACGGAGCTGTTATTGTTTATTGCGGCTCGACGTCAGCATTTAAAAGAGAAGATATTGCCACCATTGGCTCAAGGAAAATTACTATTGATTGACCGTTTTATCGATTCCTCAATTGCTTATCAAGGTTTTGGTCGTGGTCTCAATGTGGCTGATATCAACTGGCTCAATCAGTTTGCGACGGATGGATTAAAACCTGATTTGACCCTTTATTTTGATATTGATACCGAAGAAGGATTGGCACGAATTGCCCGTAATGCGGATCGTGATGTGGACCGCTTAGATATGGAAAAGGCAGATATGCACCGTCGGGTACGTCAAGGTTATCTCAGCTTATTGGAACAAGAACCTGAGCGATTTGTTAAAATTGATGCCAGTCAACCGTTGGAATCAGTCGTTGCGGATGCTCTGGCGGTTATTAAGAAACGGTTTTCGGAAAGAGTATGA
- a CDS encoding YitT family protein, which translates to MLRFRNILLIVFGAGLFAFGLNYLIMPNHLFEGGATGLSLIVYYLFKVQPWVMNIVINIPLFIIGWKILGRKTLYLSILGTLSVTVWLALFEKVPFAIDLHEDLILVSILGGLLIGLGLGIIFRSGGTTGGSDIVARIGHKYLPYSIGQIIFAIDTIVLTLIVLVFQDIRLVLYTLMMVGIASKIIDLVADGGYGSKGVMIVSEKSEELAQAIDQKIERGITFIKAQGFYSKTNINMIYSVIYKSQLQEMKELIHQIDPHAFITITDAHEVLGEGFTLDKNKQPLQRD; encoded by the coding sequence ATGCTACGTTTCAGAAATATTCTGTTGATTGTATTCGGGGCTGGTTTATTTGCCTTTGGTTTGAACTATCTGATCATGCCGAACCATTTATTTGAAGGTGGTGCGACAGGATTAAGTTTGATTGTTTACTATCTTTTTAAGGTGCAACCTTGGGTAATGAACATTGTCATCAATATTCCCTTATTCATCATTGGTTGGAAAATTCTGGGACGAAAAACACTCTATCTGAGCATTCTTGGAACCCTTAGTGTAACCGTTTGGTTAGCCTTATTTGAAAAGGTTCCATTTGCCATTGATTTACACGAAGACCTAATCCTTGTAAGCATCCTTGGGGGGTTGCTCATTGGACTCGGTCTGGGCATTATTTTCCGCTCCGGTGGGACAACTGGTGGTAGTGATATTGTTGCCCGTATCGGTCACAAATACCTCCCCTATTCTATTGGCCAAATTATTTTCGCAATTGATACCATTGTGTTAACACTGATCGTCCTTGTTTTCCAAGATATTCGTCTGGTATTGTATACACTGATGATGGTTGGGATCGCTTCTAAAATAATAGACTTGGTAGCAGATGGTGGATATGGTAGCAAGGGTGTGATGATTGTTTCTGAGAAATCAGAAGAGCTTGCGCAAGCGATTGACCAAAAAATCGAACGTGGTATCACCTTCATAAAGGCGCAAGGCTTTTATAGCAAAACCAATATCAATATGATTTATTCTGTAATCTATAAAAGTCAGTTACAAGAAATGAAAGAGCTGATTCATCAAATAGATCCGCATGCCTTTATCACCATTACAGACGCACATGAGGTACTTGGCGAAGGGTTTACTTTAGATAAGAATAAACAACCTTTGCAACGTGATTAA
- a CDS encoding toxic anion resistance protein, with protein sequence MSGFNFDIDQIASNSLNVKDKTTEIIQATPAGDSQKVSFLAQLTPEQQTGIRAKAPQLVDNFLANQNALLDFGKEAVEEVNATVNHILSEQKKIEIPQVDELLANTNRELNGFVAKYKDISTSVELEKKPGFFQRLFKQAKNDLQEFYFDSQTIEKKMDSMAASVVKQEEVLARNIVSAELLIENNTKSIENLVGVIAFIEATGQEAAERARQAQEQIANLAPTTVEYQIASEKLARVTEVANILEQQHSEYMSRLYVAWTTTPQMRNLVKVSSDMKQRLGMLRRNTIPTMKLSIAQLGILQQSIKSSQTADAIVNANNAALQMLADTSKEAIPMMERTAQNPTLSVASVTKLAESLVAQNNGIIAAIDEGRQKRRELEAAIVRSAETINDSVKLRDQKIIAALLDQGKEAQTEAEQPLENPQ encoded by the coding sequence ATGTCAGGATTTAATTTTGATATTGATCAGATTGCAAGCAATAGTTTGAATGTAAAAGACAAGACGACAGAAATCATCCAAGCTACGCCTGCAGGAGATAGTCAAAAAGTATCGTTTTTGGCTCAATTAACGCCAGAGCAGCAAACTGGTATTCGTGCAAAAGCACCTCAGTTGGTTGACAATTTCTTGGCTAATCAAAATGCGCTCTTGGATTTTGGTAAGGAAGCAGTAGAAGAAGTCAACGCGACGGTCAATCACATTTTGTCAGAACAGAAGAAGATTGAAATTCCACAGGTAGATGAACTGTTGGCCAATACCAATCGTGAATTGAATGGATTTGTAGCGAAATATAAAGATATTTCCACATCGGTGGAATTGGAAAAGAAACCTGGTTTCTTCCAACGCTTGTTCAAACAAGCCAAGAATGATTTACAGGAATTCTACTTTGATTCTCAGACCATTGAAAAGAAAATGGATAGTATGGCAGCCAGTGTGGTCAAGCAGGAAGAAGTGTTGGCACGTAATATTGTCTCTGCTGAGCTTTTGATTGAAAATAATACCAAATCGATTGAGAATTTAGTCGGAGTTATCGCCTTTATTGAAGCGACTGGTCAGGAAGCGGCTGAGCGCGCGAGACAAGCACAAGAACAGATTGCGAACTTGGCACCGACTACTGTTGAGTATCAAATTGCTTCTGAGAAATTGGCGCGCGTGACCGAAGTGGCAAATATCCTTGAACAGCAGCATTCTGAATATATGAGCCGTTTGTATGTTGCTTGGACAACAACTCCCCAAATGCGTAACCTAGTAAAAGTATCGTCGGATATGAAACAGCGCTTGGGAATGTTGCGTCGCAATACCATTCCTACAATGAAACTGTCCATCGCACAGTTGGGTATCTTGCAACAATCTATCAAGTCAAGTCAGACGGCAGATGCGATTGTCAATGCTAATAATGCGGCACTTCAAATGCTAGCGGATACATCAAAAGAAGCTATTCCAATGATGGAACGTACAGCCCAAAATCCGACCCTTTCAGTAGCATCGGTTACAAAGTTGGCAGAAAGTTTGGTTGCCCAAAATAATGGCATCATTGCAGCAATAGATGAAGGACGTCAGAAACGTCGTGAGTTGGAGGCAGCTATCGTACGTTCTGCTGAGACCATCAATGACTCAGTGAAATTACGAGACCAAAAAATTATTGCAGCCTTGTTAGACCAAGGTAAAGAAGCACAAACTGAGGCAGAACAACCGTTGGAAAATCCACAATAA
- a CDS encoding glycoside hydrolase family 31 protein, producing the protein MQTVFEGKKYRISILTNQLIRLEYSENGFFEDRLTRVVQNREFTSELSLNVIEDENQLEIITDSLHLHYDKSLFSNSGLFIDVKNNLSAYGNRWYFGNQYSNLGGTTRTLDFVDGSIELEDGIMSKNGFAILDDSDSFVFDNKNNPVERPEKVIDIYFFGYGRDYFTALKDFYHLTGSTPLLPRFALGNWWSRYWAYSEEGYLGLMDKFEAENVPLSVSVIDMDWHLTNDVPERFGSGWTGYSWNKKLFPDPERFLNELHHRGLKTTLNVHPADGIRAFEDAYPAVAKRLSLNTTIEEPALFDMSNEDFRKAYFEDVHHPLEKQGVDFWWIDWQQGTEGQIDPLWLLNYYHFKDITREGDNNIILSRYAGPGSHRFPIGFSGDTVTTWASLAFQPYFTSTASNIGYSWWSHDIGGHMLGYHDEELALRWLQFGVFSPINRLHSSNSPFQSKEPWGYSLEIAESMKEYLRLRHKFIPYLYTMNVRTHENGMPLITPMYYNYPYSDESYSVPNQYFFGSELMVAPITEKSNPSDKKGRVEVWFPEGKWYNFFTDDEYAGPIKLPIYRKKEEIPVFAKEGAIIPLDAKPAKTGVELPELIEWHIFPGASNSFDLVEDLNGKRFVTKCELRWDERVVQFSYSGDATIIPANRKHRLIFHVIRQEDVIVENGDTMVPFDATQLEKNSTFIDRVYSCLQDLEIDYDTKHIVVRELENSQNILHKIASLNRLEPRLREQLTELLFIS; encoded by the coding sequence ATGCAAACAGTTTTTGAAGGAAAAAAATACAGAATTTCAATACTAACAAATCAGTTAATTCGATTGGAGTATTCAGAGAATGGCTTTTTTGAAGATAGGTTGACCAGAGTCGTACAAAATAGAGAATTTACGTCAGAGTTATCTCTTAATGTAATAGAAGATGAAAATCAATTGGAAATTATTACGGATTCTTTACACCTACACTATGATAAAAGTCTTTTTAGTAATAGTGGATTATTCATTGATGTAAAAAACAATCTGTCCGCATATGGGAATCGTTGGTATTTTGGGAACCAATATTCAAATTTGGGCGGGACTACGCGAACATTAGATTTCGTTGATGGTTCGATAGAACTAGAAGATGGAATAATGAGCAAAAATGGTTTTGCAATTTTAGATGACTCAGATAGCTTTGTTTTTGATAATAAGAACAATCCTGTAGAAAGACCAGAAAAGGTCATTGACATTTACTTTTTCGGTTATGGACGAGATTACTTTACGGCCTTAAAAGATTTTTATCACTTAACAGGTTCGACACCTTTGCTACCTCGTTTTGCACTTGGAAATTGGTGGAGTAGATATTGGGCTTATTCAGAAGAAGGATACCTTGGTCTTATGGATAAGTTTGAAGCTGAGAATGTGCCTCTTTCGGTAAGTGTCATCGATATGGATTGGCATTTAACAAATGATGTACCAGAAAGATTTGGTAGCGGATGGACAGGTTATTCTTGGAATAAAAAATTATTCCCTGATCCAGAGAGATTTTTGAATGAGTTGCATCATCGTGGGTTGAAGACAACTTTAAATGTACATCCAGCTGATGGAATACGTGCCTTTGAGGATGCATATCCGGCGGTAGCGAAACGACTTTCACTCAATACTACAATTGAAGAACCTGCGCTATTTGATATGTCAAACGAGGATTTTAGAAAAGCTTATTTTGAAGATGTCCATCATCCATTAGAAAAACAAGGTGTTGATTTTTGGTGGATTGACTGGCAACAAGGGACTGAGGGACAGATAGATCCCCTTTGGTTATTGAATTATTATCATTTTAAAGATATTACGCGAGAGGGTGATAACAATATCATTTTATCTCGGTATGCAGGTCCTGGAAGTCATAGATTTCCCATTGGTTTTTCAGGAGATACAGTGACAACATGGGCTTCTTTAGCTTTTCAACCTTACTTTACTAGTACAGCTTCAAATATTGGCTATTCTTGGTGGAGTCATGATATTGGAGGCCATATGCTCGGTTATCATGATGAAGAACTTGCCTTGCGCTGGTTACAATTTGGGGTCTTTAGTCCGATAAATCGCCTCCATAGTTCAAATAGTCCGTTTCAGAGTAAGGAGCCTTGGGGCTACAGCTTAGAAATTGCTGAGAGTATGAAAGAATATCTTCGACTTCGACATAAATTTATTCCATACCTTTATACAATGAATGTGCGGACCCATGAAAATGGTATGCCACTAATTACCCCAATGTACTATAATTATCCTTATAGCGATGAAAGTTATTCAGTTCCGAATCAGTATTTTTTTGGTTCAGAATTAATGGTGGCTCCAATCACTGAAAAATCAAACCCTTCAGATAAAAAAGGACGTGTTGAAGTCTGGTTTCCTGAAGGTAAATGGTATAATTTTTTCACGGATGACGAATATGCTGGACCAATCAAACTTCCTATTTATAGAAAAAAAGAAGAGATTCCAGTGTTTGCTAAAGAAGGGGCAATAATCCCCTTGGATGCAAAACCAGCTAAGACAGGTGTGGAATTGCCGGAATTAATTGAATGGCATATTTTCCCAGGAGCCTCGAATTCATTTGACTTAGTTGAAGACCTCAATGGGAAGCGGTTCGTTACTAAATGTGAATTACGATGGGATGAAAGAGTGGTTCAATTTTCTTATTCAGGTGATGCTACGATCATTCCGGCCAACCGGAAACATCGTCTCATTTTTCATGTAATAAGACAGGAAGACGTGATAGTGGAGAATGGGGATACTATGGTACCATTTGATGCTACACAACTTGAAAAAAATAGTACATTTATTGACAGAGTTTACTCTTGTTTACAAGATTTGGAAATTGATTATGATACAAAGCATATTGTAGTTCGAGAATTGGAAAATAGTCAAAATATATTGCATAAGATAGCTTCATTAAATCGGTTAGAACCTAGACTTCGTGAACAACTGACGGAATTATTATTTATTAGCTGA
- a CDS encoding YesL family protein yields the protein MRKIFSIESRYFRIFSRITDIFMLNLLFILTSLPIVTIGASMAALNGSWQRILRGEENEIIKSYFHYFISNFRQSTIIWVGLLSTAWLILVELIFFLNQIGPIRWVGLTSLIVISIMWFIIVLVSLTYICLYEDRIVRAIKNSFLLIVKKPFYSLVLIWINILVVYFSISNIVGLFTALYVFTFGGISALAGLNAWLTKHILSITE from the coding sequence ATGAGAAAAATTTTTTCAATTGAATCTAGGTATTTTCGTATTTTTTCAAGAATAACAGATATATTTATGTTGAATTTATTATTTATTTTAACCAGTTTGCCAATCGTAACCATTGGTGCATCGATGGCTGCATTGAATGGCAGTTGGCAGCGTATATTAAGAGGAGAAGAGAATGAAATTATAAAATCCTATTTTCATTATTTTATATCAAATTTTCGTCAGTCTACGATTATTTGGGTTGGGCTACTCTCAACTGCTTGGTTGATATTGGTCGAATTGATTTTTTTTCTCAATCAAATAGGACCAATTAGATGGGTTGGTTTGACTTCCTTGATTGTGATTTCAATCATGTGGTTTATAATAGTATTAGTGAGTCTAACATATATTTGTCTATATGAGGATAGGATAGTACGAGCAATAAAAAATAGCTTTTTGCTGATAGTAAAGAAACCATTTTATAGTCTCGTTTTAATCTGGATAAATATCTTAGTTGTATATTTTTCAATTAGTAATATTGTTGGTCTTTTTACAGCTCTATATGTGTTTACATTTGGCGGAATATCTGCTCTTGCAGGATTAAATGCTTGGTTAACGAAACATATTTTGAGTATTACAGAATAG